Proteins co-encoded in one Paracrocinitomix mangrovi genomic window:
- a CDS encoding methylmalonyl-CoA mutase family protein has protein sequence MEKIEPYKPKHKVRVVTAASLFDGHDAAINIMRRIIQSTGCEVIHLGHDRSVEEVVDCAIQEDAQAIAMTSYQGGHTEYLKYMYDLLKEKGADHIKIFAGGGGTILPEEIKELHAYGITRIYHPDDGRAMGLQGMINDLVEQSDFPTGDNLNGEVSHLKEKNPVEIAKLISAAENFPDESKGELEKVHEIAAKVDTPILGITGTGGAGKSSLVDELVRRFLIDFPEKNIAIVSVDPSKRKTGGALLGDRIRMNSIKNKRVYMRSLATRQSNLALSKHVNEALEILKAAEYDLIILETSGIGQSDTEILDHSDVSLYVMTPEFGAATQLEKIDMLDFADLVALNKFDKRGALDAIRDVKKQYKRNHEMWDASDDEVPVFGTIASQFNDPGMNTLYKAIMDEIVQKTGADLNSTFEITKEMSEKIFVIPPARTRYLSEISENNRSYDKWVDEQVEVADKLYGLQKSIETLKASSIDDKDRLIKGLQETFEQTKLELDPKNWVLIEEWDQKVQKYKDPVYSFKVRDKEISIQTHTESLSHLQIPKVALPKYKGWGDLLRWSLQENVPGEFPYTAGLFPFKREGEDPTRMFAGEGGPERTNRRFHYVSLGMPAKRLSTAFDSVTLYGNDPDLRPDIYGKIGNSGVSICCLDDAKKLYSGFRLSDPKTSVSMTINGPAPMLLGFFMNAAIDQECELYIKENSLEADVDKKLKELYDDKGIARPAYQGDLPEGNDGLGLMLLGITGDQVLPSDVYAKIKADTLTKVRGTVQADILKEDQAQNTCIFSTEFALRLMGDVQEYFIDHGVRNFYSVSISGYHIAEAGANPISQLAFTLANGFTYVEYYLSRGMDINAFGPNLSFFFSNGIDPEYAVIGRVARRIWSKALAKKYGANARAQMLKYHIQTSGRSLHAQEIDFNDIRTTLQALYAIYDNCNSLHTNAYDEAITTPTEESVRRAMAIQLIINRELGLAKNENPIQGAFIIEELTDLVEEAVLMEFDRITERGGVLGAMETMYQRSKIQEESLYYETLKHNGEFPIIGVNTFLSSKGSPTIVPAEVIRAEESEKKYQIEMLGNLHKAKEEKATEALNKVQKAAIQNQNIFEELMEAAKSCSLGQITNSLFEVGGQYRRNM, from the coding sequence ATGGAAAAAATCGAACCGTATAAACCAAAGCATAAAGTAAGAGTTGTAACTGCAGCCTCATTGTTTGATGGGCATGATGCAGCAATCAATATCATGCGTAGAATTATTCAGTCTACGGGATGTGAAGTAATTCATCTTGGACATGACAGATCTGTTGAAGAGGTTGTTGATTGTGCTATTCAAGAGGATGCACAAGCAATTGCAATGACTTCTTACCAGGGAGGTCATACAGAGTATTTGAAATACATGTATGATTTGTTAAAGGAAAAAGGTGCAGATCATATCAAGATTTTTGCTGGTGGTGGCGGAACCATTTTACCTGAGGAAATTAAGGAATTACATGCTTACGGTATCACAAGAATTTATCATCCTGATGATGGTAGAGCTATGGGATTACAAGGAATGATAAATGATTTGGTTGAGCAATCAGATTTTCCAACCGGAGATAATCTTAATGGAGAGGTAAGTCATCTTAAAGAAAAGAATCCTGTTGAAATTGCTAAATTGATTTCTGCTGCAGAAAATTTTCCGGATGAGAGTAAAGGTGAATTAGAGAAAGTACATGAAATTGCTGCTAAAGTTGATACGCCAATATTAGGGATCACAGGGACTGGTGGAGCAGGTAAGTCATCTTTAGTAGATGAATTAGTAAGAAGATTCCTGATTGATTTTCCAGAGAAAAACATTGCAATTGTTTCAGTTGATCCTTCTAAAAGAAAAACAGGAGGAGCTTTATTAGGAGATAGAATCCGTATGAATTCTATCAAGAATAAGCGAGTATACATGCGTTCATTGGCTACAAGACAGTCCAATTTGGCTTTGTCTAAACATGTTAATGAAGCACTTGAAATTTTAAAGGCGGCAGAATATGATTTAATTATACTAGAAACTTCAGGTATTGGACAGTCTGATACAGAAATCCTGGATCACTCTGATGTTTCTTTATATGTGATGACCCCTGAATTTGGTGCAGCAACTCAATTAGAGAAGATTGATATGCTGGATTTTGCTGATTTAGTGGCTTTAAACAAGTTTGATAAAAGAGGTGCATTAGATGCTATCCGTGACGTCAAAAAACAATACAAAAGAAATCATGAAATGTGGGACGCTTCTGATGATGAAGTTCCTGTGTTTGGTACAATTGCTTCTCAGTTCAATGATCCGGGAATGAATACGCTTTACAAGGCGATCATGGATGAAATTGTTCAGAAAACAGGTGCAGACTTGAATTCGACTTTTGAAATCACAAAAGAAATGTCTGAAAAGATATTTGTGATTCCTCCTGCAAGAACCAGATATTTATCTGAAATATCAGAAAATAACAGGTCATATGATAAATGGGTAGATGAACAAGTAGAAGTAGCAGACAAATTATATGGTTTACAAAAGTCAATAGAAACTTTAAAAGCTTCAAGCATTGATGATAAAGATCGCTTGATTAAAGGATTACAAGAGACTTTTGAACAAACAAAGTTGGAGTTAGATCCTAAAAATTGGGTGCTGATTGAAGAGTGGGATCAAAAAGTACAGAAGTACAAAGATCCGGTTTATTCATTCAAAGTAAGGGATAAAGAAATCTCAATTCAAACCCATACTGAGTCGCTTTCTCATTTGCAAATCCCTAAAGTTGCCTTGCCAAAATATAAAGGTTGGGGTGATTTGTTGAGATGGTCTTTACAAGAAAATGTTCCGGGTGAATTCCCGTATACAGCTGGCTTGTTCCCGTTCAAAAGAGAAGGGGAGGATCCTACAAGAATGTTTGCAGGTGAAGGTGGACCAGAAAGAACAAATAGAAGATTTCACTATGTGAGTCTAGGAATGCCGGCAAAGAGATTGTCAACAGCTTTTGACTCAGTTACTTTGTATGGTAATGATCCTGACTTAAGACCAGATATTTATGGTAAAATTGGAAACTCAGGAGTATCTATTTGTTGCTTAGATGATGCTAAAAAGCTTTATTCAGGATTTAGATTATCTGACCCTAAAACATCTGTGTCAATGACTATTAATGGTCCGGCGCCAATGTTGCTGGGATTTTTTATGAATGCTGCAATTGATCAGGAATGTGAGCTTTATATTAAAGAAAATAGTCTGGAAGCTGATGTTGATAAAAAGCTAAAGGAGCTTTATGACGATAAAGGTATTGCCAGACCAGCTTATCAAGGAGATCTTCCTGAAGGTAATGACGGACTTGGATTGATGTTATTAGGAATAACTGGTGATCAAGTTTTGCCATCAGATGTTTATGCTAAAATAAAAGCGGATACCTTAACCAAAGTTAGAGGAACTGTACAAGCAGATATTCTAAAAGAAGATCAAGCACAAAACACTTGTATTTTCTCTACTGAATTTGCGCTGAGATTAATGGGTGATGTTCAGGAATACTTTATTGATCATGGTGTAAGAAATTTCTATTCAGTTTCAATCTCAGGATATCATATAGCAGAAGCAGGAGCAAATCCAATTTCTCAATTGGCATTTACTTTAGCTAATGGATTCACATATGTAGAGTATTACCTTTCAAGAGGTATGGATATCAATGCTTTTGGACCTAACTTATCATTCTTTTTCTCAAATGGAATCGATCCTGAATATGCTGTGATTGGTCGTGTGGCAAGAAGAATTTGGTCAAAAGCGTTGGCTAAAAAATACGGAGCAAATGCAAGAGCTCAAATGTTGAAATATCACATTCAGACTTCGGGTAGATCATTGCATGCACAAGAAATTGACTTTAATGATATCCGTACTACATTACAGGCACTTTATGCAATCTATGATAACTGTAATTCATTGCATACAAATGCATATGATGAAGCGATTACAACGCCAACTGAAGAGTCGGTAAGACGTGCAATGGCAATTCAGTTAATCATTAATCGCGAGTTAGGATTAGCCAAGAACGAAAATCCAATTCAAGGAGCATTTATTATTGAAGAGTTAACTGATCTAGTAGAAGAAGCTGTATTGATGGAGTTTGATAGAATTACTGAAAGAGGTGGAGTTCTTGGTGCAATGGAAACTATGTATCAGAGATCAAAAATTCAGGAAGAATCACTGTATTACGAAACTTTAAAGCACAACGGAGAGTTCCCTATTATTGGGGTTAACACCTTCTTAAGTTCTAAAGGGTCGCCAACAATAGTGCCGGCTGAGGTAATTAGAGCTGAAGAGTCTGAGAAGAAATACCAGATTGAAATGTTAGGTAATCTTCATAAGGCTAAAGAAGAAAAAGCTACTGAAGCCTTGAATAAAGTTCAAAAAGCAGCTATCCAAAATCAAAATATATTTGAAGAATTAATGGAAGCAGCTAAATCATGCTCACTTGGGCAGATTACAAATTCTTTATTCGAAGTTGGTGGTCAATACAGAAGGAATATGTAA
- a CDS encoding SpoIIE family protein phosphatase, protein MRKSGLILPFLIFSFHFSIAQKADEKVEYYLGQFSYYEYMDWDSALMYLDSATIQGENVKDDFTHGLIDLHKGWYYQDISAYDTSKSFFFSSLEYFKSANAYQKVADVYGNLGNAFLDVGDLKNSLDYQLKSLETNEAILMMSADEDTREMAIRGRAYAWSNISSIYKILDQYTKSLDYEYKALEYELEKGDDSVGMGISFISIGTTYESLGIKDSALYYTNLAHGIFKRHFFSNGLISSLLTLYRFSEADGKPNLDLLTEAYQVAAEFQDKKSELTVLGYLVAGDFGFSKDSLENMVNRGHYLIEEYDLANSQYGFFEDEAKYRASVGEYREAYASLLRYVDLYQKIKQNNELVDFKNAELRHEYQMQSMQDSLNFEKTLHEQKLSNEREVSRQKTIIVISSFGMVILIVFMVFLLRAFRVKKKTNQQLSEKNFMIERQKEIVEEKNTEITASINYAKRLQEAILPPLKSINSAFDDSFVYYEPKDVVSGDFYWFEKSNNLVFLAAADCTGHGVPGAMVSVVCFNALNRSVKEFNLHDPADILNKTRELIIETFQKSGENVKDGMDINLCAFDHKNKKVYYAGANNPLWIVRNNKHIPVEQLAQVATVEGEEFSLIELKADKQPVGLYEGMSDFRQIEIQIFEDDRFYLFTDGFADQFGGTKGKKLKYRNFKQLILDHFNQPMPSQGDNLKKFMDDWMKDFDQIDDICVIGVKV, encoded by the coding sequence GTGCGAAAAAGCGGATTAATTCTGCCTTTTCTGATATTCTCTTTTCATTTCTCCATTGCTCAAAAGGCTGATGAAAAGGTGGAGTACTACTTAGGTCAGTTTAGCTATTATGAGTACATGGATTGGGATAGTGCCTTAATGTATCTTGATTCTGCTACTATTCAAGGTGAAAATGTCAAAGATGATTTCACACATGGTTTAATTGATCTGCACAAAGGTTGGTACTATCAAGATATCTCAGCCTACGACACCAGTAAATCTTTTTTCTTTAGTTCTTTAGAGTATTTCAAATCGGCCAATGCATATCAAAAAGTGGCAGATGTTTACGGGAACCTGGGTAATGCATTTTTAGATGTAGGCGATTTAAAAAACTCACTTGATTATCAGCTAAAATCACTAGAAACTAATGAGGCCATTTTGATGATGTCTGCTGATGAGGATACCAGAGAAATGGCTATTAGAGGTAGGGCTTATGCCTGGAGTAATATATCAAGTATTTACAAAATTCTGGATCAGTATACAAAATCGCTTGATTATGAATACAAAGCATTGGAATATGAATTAGAAAAAGGAGATGATTCAGTAGGTATGGGGATTTCATTTATAAGTATTGGGACTACTTACGAATCATTAGGAATCAAAGACAGTGCATTGTATTATACCAATTTGGCACACGGTATTTTTAAAAGACATTTCTTTTCAAATGGTCTGATATCATCATTATTAACGCTTTATAGGTTTAGCGAGGCAGACGGTAAACCTAATTTAGATTTACTGACTGAGGCTTATCAAGTGGCTGCAGAATTTCAAGATAAAAAATCTGAATTAACAGTTCTTGGATATTTGGTTGCAGGAGATTTTGGTTTTTCTAAGGATTCCTTGGAAAATATGGTAAATAGAGGTCACTATTTGATAGAAGAATATGATTTGGCCAATTCACAATATGGATTTTTTGAAGATGAAGCGAAGTATAGAGCTAGTGTTGGTGAATATCGAGAGGCATACGCATCCTTACTGAGATATGTGGACCTTTACCAAAAAATAAAACAGAACAATGAATTGGTTGATTTCAAAAATGCAGAATTAAGACATGAGTATCAAATGCAGTCAATGCAGGATAGTTTGAATTTTGAGAAAACCCTTCACGAACAAAAGTTATCCAATGAGAGAGAGGTGAGTAGGCAAAAAACCATTATTGTAATTTCTTCTTTCGGAATGGTGATTTTGATTGTGTTTATGGTCTTTTTATTACGAGCTTTTAGGGTTAAGAAAAAAACCAACCAGCAATTGAGTGAAAAGAACTTTATGATTGAAAGGCAGAAGGAAATTGTGGAGGAAAAAAATACAGAGATTACCGCTTCAATCAACTATGCTAAACGTCTTCAAGAGGCAATTTTACCACCATTAAAGTCAATAAATTCAGCATTTGATGACAGTTTTGTTTATTATGAACCTAAGGACGTTGTGAGTGGTGACTTTTATTGGTTTGAGAAATCAAATAACCTAGTGTTTTTAGCAGCTGCAGATTGTACGGGTCACGGAGTTCCTGGTGCTATGGTGTCTGTAGTTTGTTTCAATGCATTAAACAGGTCTGTAAAAGAATTCAACTTACATGATCCCGCAGATATTTTAAATAAAACCAGAGAATTGATCATTGAAACTTTTCAAAAGAGTGGGGAAAATGTAAAAGATGGTATGGACATTAATCTTTGTGCATTTGATCATAAAAACAAAAAGGTCTACTACGCCGGGGCAAACAATCCTTTGTGGATTGTTAGAAACAACAAGCATATTCCGGTTGAGCAACTGGCGCAGGTTGCAACTGTAGAAGGTGAAGAGTTTTCTTTAATTGAATTGAAAGCAGATAAACAACCTGTAGGGCTTTATGAAGGAATGTCTGATTTTAGACAAATTGAAATTCAAATCTTTGAAGACGATAGGTTTTATCTGTTTACTGATGGATTTGCTGACCAATTTGGAGGCACAAAAGGTAAAAAACTAAAGTACCGCAACTTCAAACAGTTGATATTGGATCACTTTAATCAACCTATGCCATCTCAGGGAGATAATCTTAAAAAGTTTATGGATGATTGGATGAAAGACTTCGATCAAATCGACGATATCTGTGTGATTGGAGTAAAAGTCTAA
- a CDS encoding SpoIIE family protein phosphatase: MKKFGSIIWKNSIYLLLVGIIGIFVFILMDLRKTVDHLSKDMVIKSQLRTNLELENFFSTVREDIIITAQEHAVQKYDHTDYHRLNAELRPLVKNKRQLSSIMMATSKGDEFMILDLDTSWMFRITTEGSKDSMPEQLFWQDTENNEPHYRSKKDQQYDPRTRPWYENAMAHDEMHVNWTDPYTFFTTKEPGITISTRFKDTIDDIDVVVAFDILLSDLSEFTTSLDISPNGVVFILTEDERVIGLPCKSGYETNEQIMADVLKPYKELNNDKINQTVDVWNSLDDKDSCFHFKSEGENWWGSVQHYNISDDDQLLVGVMVPESDFVGEVIHSEKVIIIGFILVMIFTVYILKQYRDKQKSNHQLQSQKEEIMQKNSMLESANEEITNAKHEIEEKSNEIFDSINYAKRIQTAILPPPSFWNKNLPESFVLYIPKDIVAGDFYWMDVIDNEVLFAAADCTGHGVPGAMVSVVCHNALNRVVHEFGMHQPAEILDEVTDLVIETFERADHEVKDGMDIALCGLTLDTMQLEFAGAHNPLWLIREGNAEYEGLELSMELEGKSLYEIKADKQPVGKFAHRTKFTYNKITVQKGDTIYLSSDGFPDQFGGDNGKKLKSKSFKKLLIELCKHDIKDQKEILEKAFYEWKGDFEQLDDVCVIGVKV, translated from the coding sequence TTGAAGAAATTTGGAAGCATAATCTGGAAAAACAGTATTTACCTTTTGCTAGTAGGTATTATTGGAATCTTCGTTTTCATCTTGATGGATTTAAGAAAAACTGTCGATCACTTGAGTAAAGACATGGTTATTAAATCCCAATTGAGAACAAACTTGGAATTGGAAAATTTCTTTTCTACTGTTAGAGAAGACATTATCATTACAGCGCAGGAACATGCGGTTCAAAAATATGATCATACAGATTATCACAGACTCAATGCAGAGTTAAGACCACTTGTGAAAAACAAGAGGCAATTGTCTTCTATAATGATGGCCACAAGTAAAGGTGATGAGTTTATGATTCTGGATCTTGACACTTCATGGATGTTCAGAATAACTACTGAAGGAAGTAAAGATTCAATGCCTGAGCAATTGTTTTGGCAGGATACTGAAAACAACGAACCTCATTATCGATCTAAAAAAGATCAGCAATATGATCCCAGAACACGTCCTTGGTATGAAAATGCTATGGCGCATGATGAAATGCACGTCAACTGGACAGATCCATATACATTTTTCACAACCAAAGAACCTGGGATAACTATTTCAACCAGGTTTAAGGATACTATTGATGATATTGATGTCGTTGTTGCTTTTGATATTTTGCTTTCAGACTTATCAGAGTTTACTACAAGTCTTGACATTTCTCCGAACGGAGTGGTATTTATTCTAACAGAAGACGAACGCGTTATTGGTTTGCCATGTAAGTCTGGATATGAGACCAATGAGCAAATCATGGCAGATGTTTTAAAGCCTTACAAGGAATTAAACAATGATAAAATCAATCAAACAGTTGATGTGTGGAATTCACTGGATGATAAAGATTCATGTTTTCATTTTAAATCAGAGGGCGAAAATTGGTGGGGTTCTGTTCAACATTATAATATCAGTGATGATGACCAATTATTGGTGGGAGTTATGGTTCCTGAATCAGATTTTGTTGGGGAAGTAATTCATTCAGAGAAAGTGATCATCATTGGTTTTATTTTAGTGATGATATTCACTGTTTATATCCTAAAACAATACAGAGACAAGCAAAAATCAAATCATCAACTTCAATCTCAGAAAGAGGAAATCATGCAAAAAAATAGCATGCTAGAGAGTGCTAATGAGGAAATCACAAATGCCAAGCATGAAATTGAAGAGAAGAGCAATGAGATTTTTGATTCTATCAATTACGCAAAAAGAATTCAAACTGCTATACTGCCGCCGCCAAGTTTTTGGAATAAAAATTTACCGGAGTCTTTTGTATTATATATTCCAAAAGACATAGTAGCAGGTGACTTTTATTGGATGGATGTGATTGATAATGAAGTGTTGTTTGCTGCGGCAGATTGTACAGGGCATGGGGTTCCTGGAGCAATGGTTTCTGTTGTTTGTCACAATGCCTTAAATAGAGTAGTGCATGAGTTTGGAATGCATCAACCTGCAGAAATTCTTGATGAAGTAACTGATTTAGTCATAGAAACTTTTGAAAGAGCAGACCATGAAGTAAAAGACGGAATGGATATAGCTTTATGTGGATTAACCCTGGACACTATGCAGCTTGAATTTGCAGGCGCTCACAATCCACTTTGGTTAATTAGAGAAGGAAATGCAGAGTACGAAGGTTTAGAATTAAGTATGGAATTGGAGGGCAAATCACTTTATGAGATTAAAGCGGATAAACAGCCGGTTGGTAAATTTGCTCACCGTACCAAGTTTACCTACAATAAAATTACTGTTCAAAAAGGGGATACAATTTACCTGTCAAGTGATGGTTTCCCTGATCAGTTTGGAGGTGATAATGGTAAGAAATTAAAAAGTAAATCATTCAAGAAGTTATTGATTGAACTGTGTAAACATGATATCAAGGACCAAAAAGAAATACTTGAAAAGGCCTTTTATGAATGGAAAGGAGATTTTGAGCAATTAGATGACGTCTGTGTCATTGGAGTAAAAGTATAA
- a CDS encoding tetratricopeptide repeat protein has translation MKILPLIISNLTLFISFSVLAQNAKVDSLQKVLTLENAPDKKAIVLMDIGDEYFLYANDTAIYYYEKAYDHAFQTDNDHLKAQVTYKLGLSYQFIDPAKSAEFALETLEYSEKTGDSRYLSYSHNMLGNLYRANGELDKSMEEYKFALSISEQAKDSIQVARAMNNIGIVHMMSAEYDIGLEYWLKSLEIKELLGEEEAAAATMSNIALYYKDIGRYYEAKEFLDKAIEINKKYHDYESIAFCYTIIGDMYWRMNNPASAIVPYKKALAYCDTNNSYFNKADAFVGLSRVLDSLGRYEEALFYNRLYTEVVMDFHDDKNARITRELTTQFETEKKEQENELLKKQGEAKDAKIALEQANFRYLLLGLFGLLAIIVLIVYILTRVRAAKKEIENQKHIVEEKNQEILDSITYAKRLQNAILPTQETIDAHLKENFVLYLPKDIVAGDFYWMDYADGKTLLAVADCTGHGVPGAMVSVVCHNALNRAVREFGLREPGKILDKVTDLVIETFEKSTEEVKDGMDICLCSFDFENNQVLYSGANNGLYHIVNGELVEIKPDKQPVGKYADRQPFTTHSISSKKGDVFYLFTDGYADQFGGEKGKKLKYKPFKEILLNNSQSNMWNQRTVLFDKFQTWKGDYEQIDDVCVIGVRI, from the coding sequence ATGAAGATACTCCCTCTAATCATATCGAACCTCACCTTATTTATTTCATTTTCTGTTTTAGCACAAAATGCAAAGGTTGATAGTTTACAAAAGGTACTAACATTAGAAAATGCTCCGGACAAGAAAGCCATAGTTCTTATGGATATTGGTGATGAGTATTTTTTATATGCCAATGATACAGCCATTTATTATTATGAAAAAGCGTATGATCATGCATTTCAAACAGATAATGATCATCTTAAAGCACAAGTCACTTATAAGTTAGGCTTATCATATCAATTTATTGATCCTGCAAAAAGTGCTGAGTTTGCTTTGGAAACGCTCGAATATTCCGAGAAAACAGGAGATTCAAGATACCTGTCATATTCACATAATATGTTAGGAAATTTATATCGAGCTAATGGCGAGCTGGACAAATCTATGGAAGAGTATAAGTTCGCTTTGAGTATATCTGAACAGGCAAAAGACAGTATTCAAGTAGCGCGAGCCATGAATAATATTGGAATTGTGCACATGATGAGTGCAGAATATGATATAGGTCTTGAATATTGGTTAAAATCACTTGAGATTAAAGAATTATTGGGTGAGGAAGAAGCAGCTGCCGCTACAATGTCAAATATAGCTTTGTATTATAAAGACATTGGCAGGTATTATGAAGCAAAGGAATTTTTGGATAAAGCAATTGAAATCAATAAAAAGTATCATGATTACGAATCAATTGCTTTTTGTTATACCATAATAGGTGACATGTATTGGAGGATGAATAATCCTGCCTCTGCCATTGTTCCTTATAAAAAAGCTTTGGCCTATTGTGATACCAATAATTCGTATTTCAATAAAGCGGATGCATTTGTTGGCTTGTCCAGAGTTTTAGATAGTTTAGGTAGATACGAAGAAGCGCTATTTTATAACCGCCTATACACTGAAGTGGTAATGGATTTTCATGATGATAAAAATGCACGAATTACAAGAGAATTAACCACTCAGTTTGAAACTGAAAAGAAAGAACAAGAGAATGAGTTACTTAAAAAACAAGGCGAAGCAAAAGATGCAAAAATTGCCCTAGAACAAGCAAATTTTAGGTACTTATTGCTTGGTTTATTTGGATTGTTAGCTATCATAGTATTAATTGTTTATATCCTCACCAGAGTTAGAGCCGCCAAAAAAGAAATTGAAAATCAAAAACACATTGTAGAGGAGAAAAACCAGGAGATTTTAGACAGTATTACTTATGCAAAAAGACTGCAAAATGCCATTTTACCTACACAAGAAACAATTGATGCTCACTTAAAGGAGAATTTTGTTTTGTACCTGCCAAAAGATATTGTAGCAGGTGATTTTTATTGGATGGATTATGCGGACGGAAAAACCTTGCTGGCAGTTGCAGATTGCACCGGACATGGGGTTCCCGGAGCAATGGTGTCAGTGGTTTGTCACAATGCTTTGAACAGAGCAGTTCGTGAATTTGGCTTACGCGAGCCGGGAAAAATTCTGGATAAAGTAACTGATTTGGTAATTGAAACTTTTGAAAAAAGTACTGAAGAAGTTAAAGACGGAATGGATATTTGCCTGTGCTCATTTGATTTTGAAAACAACCAAGTGCTCTATTCTGGAGCTAATAATGGTTTGTACCATATTGTGAACGGTGAATTGGTAGAAATCAAGCCAGATAAACAACCTGTTGGTAAATATGCAGATCGACAACCTTTTACAACACATTCTATATCTAGTAAAAAAGGAGATGTATTTTATCTGTTCACAGATGGATATGCTGATCAATTTGGAGGTGAAAAAGGAAAAAAACTAAAGTACAAACCTTTCAAAGAGATATTGCTTAATAACAGTCAAAGTAACATGTGGAATCAAAGAACCGTGTTATTTGATAAGTTCCAAACATGGAAAGGTGATTATGAGCAAATCGACGACGTATGTGTAATAGGTGTGAGAATATAA
- a CDS encoding PP2C family protein-serine/threonine phosphatase: MSNLIVRIFTNLSTRIMFIFYLSIILITAFFIIFGYYTQLNLQEQRQYDKLKAIVSATSAAIDGDEHQRMMEDHTTKDAITSNDQNMTYHMIRDVMTKTSEFNNLNSAMYTMVYNKSKDVFEFGVTSAEEPYFRHEYHDYPSLLVEKMDIGGTVPRYEDKHGVWISAFHPIKNGKGETVAILQADVRFNEFIDMVRSKYAQESLIALGAIILLALIMIPYTRKVLKEDERQKQKVRIQAEIIEEKNKDITDSINYALKIQNTILPNIDQFKPYFGDIDILYKPKDIVAGDFFFLDKVGDDVYVAAADCTGHGVPGAMVSVICSNALSYALHEKNLNSTGEVLDQVRKRVVEKFSSSPDGIKDGMDVSLCKFNIKTGEMEYSGANNAVYVLKNGSKELDTLNPDKQPVGQFDHATPFTTHSIQLQKGDQVYLFSDGYADQFGGDKGKKLKYKSFKQMILDASNEEMSSQIRNLDIGFEKWKGDFEQVDDVCLIGVRF, from the coding sequence TTGAGTAACCTAATAGTTCGCATATTTACTAACCTCTCTACCAGAATAATGTTCATATTCTATTTGAGTATTATTTTGATCACGGCGTTTTTTATCATATTTGGTTACTACACTCAATTAAATCTTCAAGAACAAAGACAATATGATAAGCTTAAAGCTATCGTATCAGCTACCTCCGCGGCCATTGATGGTGATGAACATCAAAGGATGATGGAGGATCATACCACTAAAGATGCGATTACTTCCAATGATCAAAACATGACGTATCACATGATACGGGATGTAATGACAAAAACCTCTGAGTTCAACAATTTAAATTCTGCTATGTATACCATGGTGTACAACAAGTCTAAAGATGTTTTTGAATTTGGAGTTACTTCTGCAGAAGAACCATATTTCAGACATGAATACCATGATTATCCCTCTTTACTTGTAGAAAAGATGGATATTGGAGGAACTGTTCCTCGTTATGAGGATAAACATGGCGTTTGGATTTCGGCTTTTCATCCAATCAAAAATGGTAAAGGAGAGACGGTTGCAATACTTCAGGCAGATGTGAGATTTAATGAGTTCATTGATATGGTTCGCTCTAAGTACGCACAAGAGAGTTTAATTGCATTGGGTGCAATTATATTATTAGCATTGATAATGATTCCGTATACCAGAAAGGTGTTGAAAGAGGATGAAAGACAAAAACAAAAGGTTCGAATCCAAGCAGAAATTATCGAAGAGAAAAACAAAGACATCACAGATAGTATTAATTATGCTTTAAAAATTCAAAATACCATATTGCCAAATATTGATCAGTTCAAGCCATACTTTGGAGATATAGATATTTTGTATAAACCCAAAGACATAGTTGCTGGAGATTTTTTCTTTTTAGATAAAGTTGGCGACGACGTTTATGTTGCAGCTGCTGATTGTACTGGACATGGGGTTCCCGGCGCTATGGTTTCTGTTATTTGTTCAAATGCTTTGTCATATGCCTTGCACGAAAAAAATCTCAACTCTACTGGTGAAGTTTTAGATCAGGTAAGAAAAAGAGTAGTTGAGAAATTCAGTTCTTCGCCTGATGGTATAAAAGATGGAATGGATGTTTCTCTTTGCAAGTTCAATATAAAAACAGGTGAAATGGAGTATTCAGGAGCAAACAATGCTGTTTATGTACTCAAAAATGGCAGTAAAGAACTTGATACACTCAATCCTGATAAACAACCCGTAGGTCAATTTGACCATGCTACTCCTTTTACAACTCATTCAATTCAACTTCAAAAGGGTGACCAGGTTTATCTATTTAGTGATGGATATGCGGATCAGTTTGGAGGCGATAAAGGAAAAAAATTGAAGTACAAATCTTTCAAACAAATGATTTTGGATGCCTCTAATGAAGAAATGTCCAGTCAAATCAGAAATCTTGACATAGGTTTTGAAAAATGGAAAGGTGACTTTGAACAAGTGGATGACGTTTGCCTGATAGGGGTTCGTTTCTAA